In the Flagellimonas sp. HMM57 genome, one interval contains:
- a CDS encoding lactonase family protein produces MKKQFIISILAIVALSCKEKEMPMKTYSLFVGTYTDGDSEGIYRFTFNTNSGELERKTLAAVLANPSFLAISKDKANLYAVHETADFDSLGGGVTAFRLKEGFLELQNSMGTGGAHPCHVTLSGDGHLAVSNYTGGNLSIFELEDDGALKPNPQLIDHKVLDTVKAAHVHKAHFNEDGLFVSDLGLDALKRYSKQDGNWKPAHQFSLDFPDGAGPRHFTFNTDRSFLYVINELNATITAFKRDDEGSYNPIQTENTLAPDWEGVKSCADIHLSPDGRFLYGSNRGENTIVIFEVDSKTGKLGLVGRESVHGDWPRNFSIDPSGNFLLVANQRSNNIAVFERNTEKGTLTYLNDISIPSPVCLEFL; encoded by the coding sequence TTGAAAAAACAATTCATCATATCCATATTGGCAATTGTTGCCTTGAGCTGTAAAGAAAAAGAGATGCCCATGAAAACATACAGTTTGTTTGTCGGCACATATACCGATGGAGATAGCGAAGGCATCTATCGTTTTACCTTTAATACCAACTCTGGGGAACTTGAGCGGAAAACCTTAGCCGCAGTATTGGCCAACCCTTCTTTTTTGGCCATATCCAAGGACAAAGCAAACTTGTATGCAGTACATGAAACTGCGGATTTTGATAGTTTGGGTGGTGGTGTTACGGCTTTTAGATTAAAAGAGGGGTTTTTAGAGCTTCAAAACAGTATGGGTACAGGAGGGGCACACCCTTGTCATGTTACATTATCGGGTGATGGGCATTTGGCCGTGTCAAATTATACTGGGGGTAACTTGTCAATTTTTGAATTGGAAGATGATGGGGCACTAAAACCAAATCCACAGCTTATAGACCATAAGGTATTGGATACCGTAAAGGCAGCACATGTGCACAAAGCCCATTTTAATGAAGATGGTCTGTTTGTATCTGATTTGGGGTTGGACGCTTTGAAAAGGTACAGTAAGCAAGATGGAAATTGGAAACCAGCCCATCAATTTTCTTTGGATTTTCCTGATGGTGCAGGACCAAGGCACTTTACGTTTAATACCGATAGGTCTTTTCTGTATGTCATCAATGAATTGAATGCTACAATTACTGCATTCAAACGGGACGATGAAGGGAGTTACAATCCAATTCAAACTGAAAATACTCTAGCTCCCGATTGGGAAGGGGTCAAGTCTTGTGCAGATATTCATTTGTCCCCAGATGGAAGATTTCTATATGGGTCGAATAGGGGTGAAAATACCATTGTGATTTTTGAGGTGGATTCAAAAACTGGAAAACTCGGTTTGGTAGGTCGTGAATCGGTTCATGGGGACTGGCCCCGGAATTTTTCAATCGATCCTTCTGGGAATTTTCTGTTGGTGGCCAATCAAAGAAGTAATAACATTGCTGTTTTTGAACGCAATACGGAGAAAGGGACGCTCACTTACCTTAATGATATTTCTATCCCTTCACCTGTTTGCTTAGAGTTTTTATAA
- a CDS encoding AraC family transcriptional regulator — MNQDTLILVLSCLGLVQALFLFVYLITLKKGRRKANVFLAFIILGVTIRIGKSVLNTYFHLEPWQRNLGISGILLTGPFLWFYGKALFDKSKTFSPRNYLHLVPFGVFVLLCTFIPNRGDALSYGIYIAVFFHLLLYIGLSIYLLYSKGRSVHKQLHNWYRNLIIGIGIIWCFYMGHLAGFFSWYIGGAVFFSFLIYIFSFLFLQKHAFQLGKYTKSTLDGDTSKKLVTSLKALFAQEEMYLHKTISLEIIAEKLNTSPRKLSQAINENEQKNFSEFVNHYRIKKAKQLLSEPDSIQQKIATIAYDCGFGNVTSFNLAFKAITQLTPSEYRSRFSS, encoded by the coding sequence GTGAATCAAGACACCTTAATACTCGTCTTAAGTTGTTTGGGCCTAGTCCAAGCATTGTTCCTGTTTGTGTATCTAATCACGCTAAAAAAAGGCAGACGAAAAGCCAATGTATTTTTGGCCTTTATAATTCTTGGGGTCACCATTCGGATAGGGAAATCGGTGCTCAACACTTATTTTCATTTAGAGCCTTGGCAGCGAAATCTAGGAATATCTGGTATTCTATTGACAGGCCCTTTTTTATGGTTCTATGGAAAAGCACTGTTTGATAAATCAAAAACGTTCTCTCCAAGAAATTATCTGCATCTTGTTCCTTTTGGTGTTTTTGTACTATTGTGCACTTTTATTCCTAACAGAGGTGATGCGTTGTCATACGGCATTTACATTGCTGTTTTTTTTCATTTGCTTCTATATATAGGCTTGTCCATTTACCTGCTGTATTCGAAGGGTAGATCAGTACATAAACAATTACACAACTGGTACAGGAACCTGATTATAGGCATTGGTATTATTTGGTGCTTTTATATGGGACATCTTGCAGGATTTTTTTCTTGGTACATTGGTGGAGCGGTTTTCTTTTCATTTTTGATTTATATTTTTTCCTTTCTCTTCTTACAGAAACATGCGTTTCAATTGGGAAAATATACCAAATCAACTTTGGATGGCGATACCTCAAAAAAATTGGTTACTTCTTTAAAAGCTCTTTTTGCACAAGAGGAAATGTACTTGCATAAAACCATTTCCTTGGAAATCATTGCGGAAAAATTAAATACTTCCCCAAGAAAATTGTCCCAGGCCATTAACGAGAATGAGCAAAAGAATTTTTCTGAATTCGTTAACCATTATCGAATAAAAAAGGCCAAGCAATTGTTGTCGGAGCCAGATTCCATCCAACAAAAAATAGCAACAATAGCGTA